Proteins found in one Deinococcus sp. Leaf326 genomic segment:
- a CDS encoding 3-isopropylmalate dehydratase small subunit — translation MPTVHVFGRDHINTDEIIPARHLTTDVEAELAPYAMEDYDKTFVKRVQKGDIIVAGADFGCGSSREHAVWALRGAGVAAVIAPNFARIYYRNSINNGFLALECGGIVEAFRDGDDADLNLEAGTITNTRTGQTLTFVPVPQFALDVQKAGGWLEYMKANDEAALEAERLDNASTSAGHGHAGTPLGDEAAQENGPQETHHA, via the coding sequence ATGCCCACTGTCCACGTGTTTGGCCGTGACCACATCAACACCGACGAGATCATTCCCGCGCGGCACCTGACCACCGACGTGGAGGCCGAACTGGCCCCCTACGCGATGGAGGACTACGACAAGACCTTCGTGAAGCGCGTCCAGAAGGGCGACATCATCGTTGCCGGGGCCGACTTTGGCTGTGGCAGCAGCCGCGAGCACGCCGTCTGGGCGCTGCGCGGCGCGGGGGTGGCGGCCGTCATCGCGCCCAATTTCGCGCGCATCTACTACCGCAATTCGATCAACAACGGTTTCCTGGCGTTGGAGTGCGGGGGCATCGTCGAGGCCTTCCGGGACGGCGACGACGCCGACCTGAACCTGGAGGCCGGCACCATCACCAATACGCGCACGGGGCAGACGCTGACCTTCGTGCCGGTGCCGCAGTTCGCGCTGGACGTGCAGAAGGCGGGCGGCTGGTTGGAATACATGAAGGCCAACGACGAGGCGGCGCTGGAGGCCGAGCGGCTGGACAACGCAAGCACCTCGGCTGGCCACGGGCATGCGGGCACGCCGCTGGGCGACGAAGCAGCCCAGGAAAACGGCCCCCAGGAGACGCACCATGCCTAA
- the leuB gene encoding 3-isopropylmalate dehydrogenase, translating to MPKIVTLPGDGIGPEVTAAAVAVLREVAPDVTIEEHAIGGGAYEAHGEPFPAVTRDALKDADAVLLGTVGGAHDSPWNKLPRPLRPESGLLALRKALGCYANLRPVRVQPGLEHLSPLKPELARGVDILIVRELLGGIYFDGDRKIEGDTAYNTMRYTTPEVERVADMAFWAAEQRRGHVTSVDKANVLEVSELWRRDVQALRDRKYRGVHLNHEYVDSVAMLIVSDPGRYDVIVTENLFGDILSDLAAVIPGSLGLMPSASLGDGPGLFEPIHGSAPDIAGKGIANPAAAIMSVGMLLRHGLSRSDAANAVDRAVALALRAQPTRDLGGTADTQTFTRAVLDAMETPAVG from the coding sequence ATGCCTAAGATCGTGACCCTGCCGGGCGACGGCATCGGCCCCGAGGTGACAGCGGCGGCGGTGGCCGTGCTGCGCGAGGTGGCCCCCGACGTGACCATCGAGGAACACGCCATCGGCGGCGGCGCCTACGAGGCGCACGGCGAGCCCTTCCCGGCCGTGACCCGTGACGCCCTCAAGGACGCCGACGCCGTGCTGCTGGGTACCGTGGGCGGCGCGCACGACTCGCCCTGGAACAAGCTGCCCCGGCCCCTGCGGCCCGAGTCCGGACTGCTCGCGCTGCGTAAGGCGCTGGGCTGCTACGCCAACCTGCGCCCCGTGCGCGTGCAGCCGGGCCTGGAGCACCTCTCGCCCCTCAAGCCCGAGCTGGCGCGCGGCGTGGACATCCTGATCGTTCGCGAACTGCTGGGCGGCATCTACTTCGACGGCGACCGCAAGATCGAGGGCGACACGGCCTACAACACCATGCGCTACACGACTCCCGAGGTCGAGCGCGTGGCGGACATGGCCTTCTGGGCCGCCGAGCAGCGCCGGGGCCACGTGACCAGCGTGGACAAGGCCAACGTGCTCGAAGTGAGCGAGCTGTGGCGCCGCGACGTGCAGGCCCTGCGCGACCGCAAGTACCGGGGCGTGCACCTGAACCACGAGTACGTAGACAGCGTGGCGATGCTCATCGTGTCGGACCCCGGGCGCTACGACGTGATCGTCACCGAGAACCTGTTCGGGGACATCCTCTCGGACCTCGCCGCCGTGATTCCGGGCAGCCTGGGGCTGATGCCCTCGGCGTCGCTGGGCGACGGCCCCGGCCTGTTCGAGCCGATCCACGGCAGCGCCCCCGACATCGCGGGTAAGGGAATCGCCAACCCGGCCGCCGCCATCATGAGCGTGGGGATGCTGCTGCGCCATGGCCTCTCGCGCAGCGACGCTGCCAACGCGGTGGACCGCGCCGTGGCCCTCGCCCTGCGCGCCCAGCCCACCCGGGACCTGGGCGGCACGGCCGATACCCAGACCTTCACCCGCGCCGTGCTGGACGCGATGGAAACGCCCGCCGTAGGCTGA
- a CDS encoding PLP-dependent aminotransferase family protein, with product MARTGVRPLNRPPLPLPELSPALPAEALHARVARTLRGAVSGGALPDGTRLPGHRALALALGVSRNTLVDALAQLEAEGYVEVRGRSGTRVTLPAPPSPGPDSAPAPTLPLSAWAERALAGQLEDAGGDYATDFRVGQPVPELYPARAWAQALARRAAQPLNGGGRDDPLGPLDTRRALAAHLRAERGAQVTPEMLMLTAGTQPALDALARLFLEPGRLAAAEVPTYPAALAALSATGAQVRGVPVDGGGLRPEFLPARASLLYLTPGCQYPTTVTLGAARRREVLAWARGTGAYLLEDDYAADLHHTGRAPAVMQGLAPERVILLGSFSKSLAPVTRSGFVAAPPEVLRVLAATRPLTDRFPGTLDALALADLLASGGYARHLRRARQALAHRHDVLFSALVAALPGWQPRPARAGLHLYVTLPPGLSAGAAQAGARAVGVALSPVSAPGQDAALLAYAHLPPEAIRAGVARLARQFA from the coding sequence GTGGCTCGAACGGGAGTTCGCCCGCTGAACCGCCCGCCACTCCCCCTACCCGAGCTGTCGCCCGCCCTGCCTGCCGAGGCGCTGCACGCCCGCGTGGCCCGCACGCTGCGCGGAGCCGTATCCGGCGGCGCGCTGCCCGACGGGACCCGGCTGCCAGGGCACCGCGCGCTGGCGCTGGCGCTGGGCGTCTCGCGCAATACGTTGGTCGACGCCCTGGCCCAGTTGGAGGCCGAGGGCTACGTCGAGGTGCGGGGCCGGAGCGGCACGCGCGTCACCCTGCCGGCCCCACCATCGCCTGGGCCAGACTCCGCTCCGGCGCCCACCCTTCCCCTGAGTGCCTGGGCCGAGCGCGCCCTGGCCGGCCAACTGGAAGACGCGGGCGGCGACTACGCCACCGATTTCCGGGTGGGGCAGCCGGTGCCCGAGCTGTACCCGGCGCGGGCCTGGGCGCAGGCGCTGGCGCGCCGCGCCGCGCAACCCCTGAACGGCGGCGGAAGGGACGACCCGCTCGGGCCGCTCGATACCCGCCGCGCCCTGGCGGCCCACCTGCGTGCCGAGCGCGGAGCGCAGGTGACGCCCGAGATGCTGATGCTCACGGCGGGCACCCAGCCCGCGCTCGACGCTCTGGCGCGGTTGTTTCTGGAACCGGGCCGCCTCGCCGCCGCCGAGGTCCCCACCTACCCGGCGGCGCTTGCGGCCCTGAGCGCCACCGGAGCCCAGGTGCGCGGCGTGCCTGTGGACGGCGGCGGTCTGCGGCCCGAGTTCCTGCCCGCGCGGGCCTCGCTGCTGTACCTCACGCCGGGGTGCCAGTACCCCACGACGGTCACGCTGGGCGCGGCGCGGCGGCGTGAGGTCCTGGCCTGGGCACGCGGGACCGGGGCCTACCTGCTCGAAGACGACTACGCCGCCGACCTGCACCACACCGGCCGCGCACCGGCTGTGATGCAGGGCCTCGCGCCCGAGCGGGTGATCCTGCTGGGCAGCTTTTCCAAGAGCCTGGCGCCGGTCACGCGCAGCGGGTTTGTGGCCGCGCCGCCCGAAGTGCTGCGGGTACTGGCGGCGACCCGGCCCCTCACCGACCGTTTTCCCGGCACCCTCGACGCACTGGCACTGGCCGACCTGCTCGCCTCGGGCGGCTACGCGCGGCACCTGCGCCGGGCGCGGCAGGCGCTGGCCCACCGCCACGACGTGCTGTTCTCGGCCCTGGTGGCGGCCCTGCCCGGCTGGCAGCCCCGGCCGGCGCGGGCGGGGCTGCACCTGTACGTGACCCTGCCCCCCGGCCTGAGTGCGGGGGCGGCCCAGGCCGGCGCGCGGGCGGTGGGGGTGGCCCTCTCGCCCGTGTCGGCGCCGGGCCAGGACGCGGCGCTGCTCGCCTACGCCCACCTGCCTCCCGAGGCCATCCGGGCGGGCGTGGCGCGGCTGGCCCGGCAGTTCGCCTGA
- a CDS encoding RluA family pseudouridine synthase gives MNADPTSTPPLALTATAGRLDAVLAAQSGVSRSQVAGWIAGGHVQVGGAVALKPGQKLRGGEALLVTPPPIRDAAVLPENVPLDVLYEDEHLVAINKPPGMVTHPAPGVSSGTLVNALLGRMSLPEQQDFDGPEGYRPGIVHRLDKDTSGVIVVAKTVAAHASLAAAFKDRETRKTYLAIVAGLWRAERPTAVDVPIGRHPVQRQRMTVGGALAREAQTLFTPLATHPDGHGRTLTLVRAQPRTGRTHQLRVHLSHLGSPVLGDTVYGRESTVIARQALHAHFLSVPHPVSGETLHLHAPAPDDLLSAWVALGGVLPTALEEAPQD, from the coding sequence GTGAACGCCGATCCCACCTCTACCCCCCCCCTTGCCCTGACCGCCACCGCCGGACGCCTGGACGCCGTGCTGGCCGCCCAGAGTGGGGTGAGCCGCTCGCAGGTCGCGGGCTGGATCGCGGGCGGGCACGTGCAGGTGGGCGGCGCGGTGGCCCTCAAGCCCGGACAGAAACTGCGCGGCGGCGAGGCCCTGCTCGTGACGCCCCCGCCGATCCGGGACGCGGCCGTGCTGCCCGAGAACGTGCCGCTGGACGTGCTGTACGAAGACGAGCATCTCGTGGCGATCAACAAGCCGCCCGGCATGGTCACGCACCCGGCGCCTGGGGTCAGCAGCGGCACGCTGGTCAACGCGCTGCTAGGCCGCATGAGCCTGCCCGAACAGCAGGACTTCGACGGCCCCGAGGGCTACCGCCCCGGCATCGTCCACCGGCTGGACAAGGACACGAGCGGCGTGATCGTCGTCGCCAAGACGGTCGCGGCGCACGCGAGCCTCGCCGCCGCCTTCAAGGACCGCGAGACGCGCAAGACCTATCTGGCGATTGTCGCCGGACTGTGGCGGGCCGAGCGCCCCACGGCGGTGGACGTGCCCATCGGCCGCCACCCGGTGCAGCGCCAGCGCATGACGGTGGGCGGCGCGCTGGCCCGCGAGGCCCAGACCCTGTTCACGCCCCTGGCCACCCACCCCGACGGGCACGGGCGCACGCTGACGCTCGTGCGGGCGCAGCCACGCACCGGGCGCACACACCAGCTCCGGGTGCACCTGAGCCACCTGGGCAGCCCGGTCCTGGGGGACACGGTGTATGGCCGCGAGAGCACCGTCATCGCCCGGCAGGCCCTGCACGCCCACTTTCTGAGCGTGCCGCATCCAGTCAGCGGAGAGACACTGCACCTGCACGCGCCCGCGCCCGACGACCTGCTGAGCGCCTGGGTCGCGCTGGGCGGCGTCCTGCCCACCGCACTGGAAGAGGCGCCGCAGGACTGA
- a CDS encoding glutathionylspermidine synthase family protein yields MRRLTLPPRPDWPRRLEEVGMTWYAPTPEHPVPYWGEEGYYALTRTQVDGLRRDAQLLTDLVLEATGAAIEEGRLSELGIPAFLHGAVRESWDRDDPTLYMRLDLAWDGVGPPKLLEVNAQTPTSLIEASVCQWQWLEDRLRARELPAGTAQWNTVHEALGEQWAHLRSVRGVEQAHFSSGRDTEDMATVTYLRDLAQEAGVSGSFLAADEVGTHPAETKLLDTWHLPIRHLMWLWPFEFAWESRDAAFLASTETRFIEPLWKAVTSSKGLLALLHERHPGHRLLLPATLTPGALGRQVVRKPLYSREGQNVTLPDEPSTPGDYGDLPWVEQRYTELPTFGTADGPRYPVLGVWVAGDEVCGLGIREGRGRVTDNRATFAPHVVLPDGG; encoded by the coding sequence ATGCGGCGCCTAACCCTGCCCCCCCGCCCCGACTGGCCGCGCCGCCTGGAGGAAGTCGGCATGACGTGGTATGCCCCCACCCCCGAACATCCGGTGCCGTACTGGGGCGAGGAGGGCTACTACGCCCTGACCCGCACGCAGGTGGACGGCCTGCGCCGCGACGCGCAGCTTCTGACCGACCTCGTGCTGGAGGCGACCGGCGCGGCCATCGAGGAGGGGCGCCTGAGCGAACTCGGCATTCCGGCCTTTTTGCACGGGGCCGTCCGCGAGTCCTGGGACCGCGACGACCCCACGCTGTACATGCGCCTGGACCTCGCCTGGGACGGCGTGGGGCCGCCCAAACTGCTGGAGGTCAATGCCCAGACGCCCACCAGTCTCATCGAGGCGAGCGTGTGCCAGTGGCAGTGGCTCGAAGACCGGTTGCGCGCCCGGGAGCTTCCGGCGGGAACGGCGCAGTGGAACACCGTCCATGAGGCGCTGGGCGAGCAGTGGGCACACCTGCGCTCGGTGCGGGGGGTGGAGCAGGCGCATTTCTCGTCGGGGCGCGACACCGAGGACATGGCGACCGTGACCTACCTGCGCGATCTGGCGCAGGAGGCGGGGGTCAGCGGGTCCTTTCTGGCCGCCGACGAGGTAGGCACCCACCCCGCCGAGACGAAGCTGCTCGATACCTGGCATCTGCCCATCCGGCACCTGATGTGGCTGTGGCCGTTCGAGTTCGCCTGGGAGTCGCGTGACGCGGCCTTCCTGGCGAGCACTGAGACGCGCTTCATCGAGCCGCTGTGGAAGGCGGTCACGTCGAGCAAGGGGCTGCTGGCGCTGCTGCATGAGCGCCATCCAGGCCACCGCCTGCTGCTGCCCGCCACCCTGACGCCGGGCGCGCTGGGGCGGCAGGTGGTCCGTAAGCCGCTGTACTCGCGCGAGGGCCAGAACGTCACGCTGCCGGATGAGCCGAGCACGCCGGGGGACTACGGGGACCTGCCCTGGGTCGAGCAGCGCTACACCGAGCTGCCGACCTTCGGGACGGCCGATGGGCCGCGCTATCCGGTGCTGGGCGTATGGGTCGCCGGGGACGAGGTCTGCGGCCTGGGCATCCGCGAGGGCCGGGGCCGCGTGACCGACAACCGCGCGACTTTCGCGCCGCACGTCGTGCTGCCGGACGGCGGCTAG
- a CDS encoding LLM class flavin-dependent oxidoreductase yields MTFSEFSQTEFPAPDLYWFIPSGGDGRQLGQPSRPAHFSYLSQIAQAADTLGFDGVLLPTGGTNEDTVILASALSSLTRQLRFLVALRPGLFSPVLAARLTASLDRVTGGRVNLNIVSGSGNFDFEGLNLTQSERYALTNEWLGVFRDLLRGETVDHQGEHLQIHSGRSLLPPVQRPYPPIYFGGSSDPALEIAGEHVDVYLSWGERPAQVAEKFGRVRAEALKHGRTVRFGLRAHVIVRPTEEEAWAAADALIADISDEEIAQAHQAFLASGSEGQRRQSELNGGTRASLRVGKNLWAGVGLLRGGAGTAFVGSPENVAAALREYQAVGVETFILSGYPHLEEAYRVAELLFPALGRPSPLLTPRGQQPLTHTSVPSPQAVHAEPVGAEPIGRFRSI; encoded by the coding sequence ATGACGTTTTCCGAATTTTCCCAGACTGAATTTCCGGCCCCCGACCTCTACTGGTTCATTCCCTCGGGCGGTGACGGCCGTCAGCTCGGGCAGCCCAGTCGTCCGGCGCACTTTTCCTACCTCTCGCAGATCGCGCAGGCGGCCGACACGCTGGGCTTCGACGGCGTGCTGCTGCCGACCGGGGGCACCAACGAGGACACGGTCATTCTGGCCAGCGCCCTGAGCAGCCTGACCCGCCAGCTGCGCTTTCTGGTGGCGCTGCGCCCAGGGCTGTTCTCGCCCGTGCTGGCCGCGCGCCTGACCGCCTCGCTCGACCGCGTGACCGGCGGGCGCGTCAACCTGAATATCGTGTCGGGCAGCGGCAACTTCGATTTCGAGGGCCTGAATCTCACGCAATCGGAACGCTACGCCCTGACGAACGAGTGGCTGGGCGTGTTCCGCGACCTGCTGCGCGGCGAGACGGTAGACCACCAGGGCGAGCACCTCCAGATTCATAGTGGCCGCTCGCTGCTCCCCCCGGTGCAGCGCCCCTACCCGCCCATCTACTTCGGCGGGAGCAGCGACCCGGCGCTGGAGATCGCCGGCGAACACGTGGACGTGTACCTGAGCTGGGGCGAGCGCCCCGCCCAGGTCGCCGAGAAGTTCGGCCGGGTGCGGGCCGAAGCGCTGAAGCACGGCCGCACGGTCCGGTTCGGGCTGCGGGCGCATGTCATCGTGCGCCCGACCGAGGAAGAAGCCTGGGCCGCTGCCGACGCCCTCATCGCGGACATCAGCGACGAGGAGATCGCGCAGGCGCACCAGGCGTTCCTGGCGAGCGGTTCCGAGGGCCAGCGCCGCCAGAGTGAGCTGAACGGCGGTACGCGCGCGTCGCTGCGGGTGGGCAAGAACCTGTGGGCGGGCGTGGGCCTGCTGCGCGGCGGGGCGGGCACGGCTTTTGTGGGCAGTCCAGAGAACGTGGCCGCCGCCCTGCGCGAGTACCAGGCGGTGGGGGTCGAGACCTTCATCCTCAGCGGCTACCCGCACCTGGAAGAGGCGTACCGCGTCGCCGAACTGCTGTTTCCGGCCCTGGGCCGCCCCAGCCCCCTGCTGACGCCGCGCGGCCAGCAGCCGCTGACGCACACCTCGGTGCCGTCGCCTCAGGCGGTTCATGCCGAGCCCGTGGGTGCCGAGCCGATAGGTCGCTTCCGCAGCATCTGA
- a CDS encoding aliphatic sulfonate ABC transporter substrate-binding protein, whose product MKTLNRRDLTLSALGLAALSLGQAQAVTFTIGYQKGGIPNVLKARGTLEKYAAQGIDFRWVLFTAGPPLLEAANAGAIDFGGVGNAPGVFALAGGADLKYVGVSVNHSDSTEAVIVPGNSAIRSVADLKGRRIGVARGSSAHAFLSNVLQSAGLSFRDVTVVPLLPPDARPAFESGTIDAWAIWDPFLTTALQGTSGRVLRDHKGLGRGDSYYLAPSRVLGDAQKKRALQIVLAELDNTARWANANQATVIAQFSDELGIPKSVLEVTVPKSEFNIRPFRSADVKPLQTLATAFREAGVLPRDLKLGAQNYATLPAFVPALAGLGLK is encoded by the coding sequence ATGAAGACCCTGAACCGCCGTGACCTGACCCTGTCCGCCCTCGGCCTCGCCGCCCTCTCGCTGGGGCAGGCGCAGGCCGTGACCTTCACCATCGGCTACCAGAAGGGCGGCATCCCCAATGTCCTCAAGGCGCGCGGCACGCTGGAAAAGTACGCCGCGCAGGGCATCGACTTCCGTTGGGTGCTGTTCACTGCCGGGCCGCCGCTGCTGGAGGCCGCCAACGCGGGAGCGATCGATTTCGGTGGCGTGGGCAACGCGCCGGGCGTGTTCGCGCTGGCCGGCGGGGCCGACCTCAAGTACGTGGGCGTATCGGTCAACCACTCGGACAGCACCGAGGCGGTCATCGTGCCGGGAAATTCGGCCATCCGCAGCGTCGCCGACCTGAAGGGCAGGCGCATCGGGGTGGCGCGCGGGTCCAGTGCCCATGCCTTTCTCTCCAACGTCCTCCAGAGCGCCGGCCTGAGTTTCAGGGACGTGACAGTGGTGCCGTTGCTGCCGCCCGACGCCCGCCCCGCCTTCGAGAGCGGCACCATTGACGCCTGGGCCATCTGGGACCCCTTCCTGACCACGGCGCTCCAGGGCACCTCGGGACGTGTGCTGCGCGACCACAAGGGGCTGGGGCGCGGCGACAGCTACTACCTCGCGCCGAGCAGGGTGCTCGGGGACGCCCAGAAGAAACGCGCCCTCCAGATCGTTCTGGCCGAGCTGGACAACACCGCACGGTGGGCCAATGCCAACCAGGCCACCGTGATCGCGCAGTTCAGCGACGAACTGGGCATTCCGAAGAGCGTGCTGGAGGTCACCGTGCCCAAGAGTGAATTCAACATCCGGCCCTTCCGCTCGGCCGACGTGAAGCCCCTTCAGACCCTCGCCACGGCCTTCCGCGAGGCGGGCGTGCTGCCGCGCGACCTCAAGCTGGGCGCGCAGAACTACGCGACGCTGCCCGCGTTCGTGCCGGCGCTCGCGGGCCTGGGGCTGAAATGA
- a CDS encoding ABC transporter permease subunit: MTGAEVVQDPVTGAIIRPTGQDAAAPVTRSRRPRRAAGGEWVRWLVPLLVVALWQLASQVGWLNPRVLPAPSAVLGAGWELARSGELGHHFLISLQRAGLGVLVGGGLGFAFGVLTGTSRAANLLLDTTFQMIRTIPNLALIPLVILWFGIGESGKVFLIALATFFPVYLNTLHGVTGIDGRLKEMAGVYGLSPLETFRRVTLPGALPGVLVGVRYALGISWLALVVSESFGASSGIGFLAMDAREFFRTDVIVLAILIYALIGKVADVLVRALERRLLPWQVPA; this comes from the coding sequence ATGACGGGGGCCGAAGTCGTGCAGGACCCCGTGACCGGAGCGATCATCCGGCCGACCGGTCAGGACGCTGCGGCGCCGGTCACCCGGTCCCGGCGACCCCGCCGGGCGGCGGGCGGCGAATGGGTGCGCTGGCTGGTGCCGCTGCTGGTCGTGGCCCTGTGGCAGCTCGCCTCGCAGGTGGGCTGGCTCAACCCCCGGGTCCTGCCGGCCCCCTCGGCCGTCCTCGGCGCGGGCTGGGAGCTGGCGCGCAGCGGCGAACTGGGCCACCACTTCCTGATCAGCCTGCAGCGCGCGGGGCTGGGGGTCCTCGTGGGCGGGGGGCTGGGCTTCGCCTTCGGTGTCCTGACCGGCACCTCGCGGGCCGCGAACCTGCTGCTCGACACCACCTTCCAGATGATCCGGACCATTCCGAACCTCGCGCTCATTCCGCTGGTCATCTTGTGGTTCGGTATCGGGGAGAGCGGCAAGGTCTTCCTGATCGCGCTGGCGACCTTTTTCCCGGTGTACCTCAATACCTTGCACGGCGTGACGGGCATAGATGGCCGCCTCAAGGAGATGGCGGGCGTGTACGGCCTCTCGCCGCTGGAGACCTTCCGGCGCGTGACGCTGCCCGGCGCGCTGCCCGGCGTCCTCGTAGGCGTGCGCTACGCCCTGGGCATCTCATGGCTGGCCCTGGTGGTCAGCGAGAGCTTCGGGGCCAGCAGCGGCATCGGCTTTCTGGCGATGGACGCCCGCGAGTTCTTCCGGACCGACGTGATCGTGCTCGCCATTCTCATCTACGCCCTGATTGGCAAGGTCGCCGACGTGCTCGTGCGCGCTCTGGAGCGCCGGCTGCTGCCCTGGCAGGTGCCCGCATGA
- a CDS encoding ABC transporter ATP-binding protein — protein sequence MTAAHSHSVPAAVAGAGLHTGGASITLRHLGVEYGGRAVLRDLTLDIAPGERVALVGASGGGKTTLLRALAGLTPHSGELAIRGAAEAAARLRVMFQEDRLLPWLGALENAALGLGRTERRFAAEALAGVGLGGRERAYPHELSGGQRQRVALARALAHRPEVLLLDEPFGALDALTRAGMHELLGGLLAETGATTLLVTHDLDEALKLSDRVLLLAAGELREDLRVSPARPRTRTAVEPLREYLEARLH from the coding sequence ATGACCGCCGCTCACTCCCACTCTGTTCCCGCTGCGGTGGCCGGCGCGGGCCTGCACACCGGCGGCGCGTCCATCACCCTGCGGCATCTGGGGGTGGAGTACGGCGGCAGGGCGGTCCTGCGCGACCTGACGCTGGATATTGCGCCCGGCGAGCGGGTGGCGCTGGTGGGCGCGAGCGGCGGCGGCAAGACTACCCTGCTGCGCGCCCTGGCAGGCCTGACCCCACACAGCGGCGAGTTGGCGATCCGGGGCGCGGCGGAGGCGGCCGCCCGCCTGCGGGTCATGTTCCAGGAAGACCGGCTGCTGCCCTGGCTGGGCGCGCTGGAGAACGCGGCCCTGGGTCTGGGCCGCACCGAGCGCCGCTTCGCCGCCGAGGCGCTGGCCGGGGTGGGGCTGGGCGGCCGCGAACGCGCCTACCCCCACGAGCTGAGCGGCGGGCAGCGGCAGCGGGTCGCGCTGGCCCGCGCGCTGGCGCACCGCCCGGAGGTCCTGCTGCTCGACGAACCCTTCGGCGCCCTCGACGCCCTGACCCGCGCGGGGATGCACGAACTGCTGGGCGGCCTGCTGGCCGAGACGGGCGCGACCACCCTGCTCGTCACCCACGACCTCGACGAAGCCCTGAAACTCAGCGACCGTGTGCTGCTGCTGGCCGCCGGTGAGCTGCGCGAGGACCTGCGCGTGTCTCCGGCCCGGCCCCGCACCCGCACGGCGGTCGAACCCCTGCGTGAGTACCTGGAGGCGCGGCTGCACTGA
- a CDS encoding NUDIX hydrolase yields MGRRDLLVAAGILRDRSGRVLLVGNDWQGHGRVRHTLPGGMVEHGETLPEALYREIFEETGLKLTGIRHMAYTVHIEDERRGERAIAVAFEATWEGLLNPADPDGFIVEAKFCTPEEALDKLESPPMREPLSDYLKTGEPGRFYAFKGWDGRGGLRIPALRPQR; encoded by the coding sequence ATGGGGCGGCGTGACCTGCTCGTCGCCGCCGGGATTCTGCGCGACCGCTCGGGGCGGGTGCTGCTCGTCGGCAACGACTGGCAGGGACACGGGCGCGTGCGCCATACCCTGCCCGGCGGCATGGTCGAGCACGGCGAGACGCTGCCCGAGGCCCTGTACCGCGAGATCTTCGAGGAAACGGGCCTGAAGCTCACCGGTATCCGGCACATGGCCTACACGGTGCACATCGAGGACGAGCGCCGCGGCGAGCGGGCCATCGCTGTGGCCTTCGAGGCGACCTGGGAGGGCCTGCTCAACCCGGCCGACCCGGACGGCTTCATCGTCGAGGCCAAGTTCTGCACGCCCGAGGAAGCGCTCGACAAACTCGAATCCCCGCCGATGCGCGAGCCGCTCAGCGACTATCTCAAGACCGGTGAGCCGGGACGGTTCTATGCCTTCAAGGGCTGGGACGGCCGGGGTGGGCTGAGAATTCCGGCGCTCAGACCGCAGCGGTAG
- the prfA gene encoding peptide chain release factor 1 translates to MSARLSELRSEFSLVERALGDPAALADGREYTRLTRRHRELLPLVTLLREQESVETDLAGARELLADPDMRELAQGEVRALEARLADLAAELEVLLLPTDPDDAKDVILELRAGAGGAEAGLFVTDLLRMYTRYAESLNLKLNVLDAAESDLGGASKVVAEVSGENAYRALKWERGVHRVQRVPATESQGRIHTSTATVAVLPEAEPGEVSLDLSEVRIDVFRSQGAGGQGVNTTDSAVRAVYRAGTPDEIMVVCQDGRSQIKNREKALQVLASRLAERERAERQETERQERASQVGSGDRSEKIRTYNYPQNRVTDHRLEGENKNHPLDSVVAGALGPVVGALARDERERQLLELAAQEGQRHGAA, encoded by the coding sequence ATGAGCGCGCGCCTCTCGGAGCTGAGATCAGAGTTCTCGCTCGTCGAGCGCGCGCTGGGCGACCCCGCCGCACTGGCCGACGGCCGCGAGTACACCCGGCTGACCCGGCGTCACCGCGAGCTGCTGCCCCTTGTCACGCTGCTGCGCGAGCAGGAGAGCGTGGAGACGGACCTCGCCGGAGCGCGCGAACTGCTCGCCGACCCCGATATGCGGGAGCTGGCACAGGGCGAGGTCCGGGCGCTGGAGGCGCGGCTGGCCGACCTCGCCGCCGAACTGGAAGTGCTGCTGCTGCCCACCGACCCCGACGACGCCAAGGACGTGATCCTGGAACTGCGCGCCGGGGCCGGCGGAGCCGAGGCCGGGCTGTTCGTGACCGACCTGCTGCGGATGTACACCCGCTACGCCGAGAGCCTGAACCTCAAGCTGAACGTGCTGGACGCCGCCGAGAGCGACCTGGGCGGCGCGAGCAAGGTCGTGGCCGAGGTGAGCGGCGAGAACGCCTACCGCGCGCTGAAGTGGGAACGCGGCGTGCACCGGGTGCAGCGTGTCCCCGCCACCGAGTCGCAGGGCCGGATTCACACGAGCACCGCGACCGTCGCCGTGCTGCCCGAAGCCGAGCCCGGCGAGGTCAGCCTGGACCTGTCCGAGGTGCGGATTGACGTGTTCCGCTCGCAGGGCGCGGGCGGGCAGGGCGTGAACACCACCGACTCGGCGGTGCGCGCGGTGTACCGGGCCGGCACCCCCGATGAGATCATGGTGGTGTGCCAGGACGGGCGCTCGCAGATCAAGAACCGCGAGAAGGCCCTGCAGGTGCTGGCCTCGCGGCTGGCCGAGCGCGAGCGCGCCGAACGCCAGGAGACCGAGCGTCAGGAACGCGCCTCGCAGGTGGGCAGCGGCGACCGCAGCGAGAAGATCCGGACCTACAACTACCCGCAGAACCGCGTGACCGACCACCGCCTGGAGGGCGAGAACAAGAACCACCCGCTCGACAGCGTGGTGGCGGGCGCGTTGGGGCCGGTCGTGGGCGCGCTGGCCCGCGACGAGCGCGAGCGTCAGCTGCTGGAGCTGGCCGCGCAGGAGGGCCAGCGACATGGGGCGGCGTGA